In Clostridium sp. JN-1, one genomic interval encodes:
- a CDS encoding TetR/AcrR family transcriptional regulator — MTKKGSNETREKILDTAEEIFFEKGFDGARVDEIAKKANVNKASIYYYFESKEKILESLLEKNKNDMLQRKNKVAKEKNLLDKSISQIMNEFFKSCDLFASMHDKKRFFSILLIETLKNSSDNLSFFKLINEMYKISIPVSKVDFADMEQDDKETILLKMFFFMTMPIISFLTIGEKWAEFNEINTNNLNTKFMDVLKEMYDTSINEYLAKNEN; from the coding sequence ATGACTAAAAAAGGAAGTAATGAAACTAGAGAAAAAATTTTAGATACTGCTGAAGAAATTTTTTTTGAAAAAGGATTTGATGGAGCAAGAGTAGATGAAATAGCAAAAAAAGCAAATGTAAACAAAGCTTCTATATATTACTATTTCGAAAGTAAAGAAAAAATACTTGAATCTTTACTTGAAAAAAATAAAAATGACATGTTGCAAAGAAAAAATAAAGTAGCCAAAGAAAAAAATCTTTTAGACAAAAGTATATCACAGATAATGAATGAATTTTTTAAAAGTTGTGATTTATTTGCAAGCATGCATGATAAAAAAAGATTTTTCAGCATACTCCTTATAGAAACTTTAAAAAATTCCTCTGACAATTTATCTTTTTTTAAGCTTATAAATGAAATGTATAAAATTTCAATACCAGTAAGCAAGGTGGACTTTGCAGATATGGAACAAGATGATAAAGAAACTATTTTACTTAAAATGTTTTTCTTTATGACAATGCCTATTATTAGTTTCTTGACTATAGGAGAAAAGTGGGCGGAATTCAATGAGATTAATACTAATAATTTAAACACAAAATTTATGGACGTTTTAAAAGAGATGTACGATACTTCTATAAATGAGTACTTAGCTAAAAATGAAAACTAA
- a CDS encoding alpha/beta hydrolase gives MVFKEFGNCNMPVIIFIHGGGLSWWSWKVQIKKLERDYHVIVPVIDGHGDDYNTTSMSIEKSAEKILEYINENCNGRVFLICGFSIGSQITVEILSRKCDVTENALVCPMGTILPVSLFMSKIFYGPIKKRWYSKVQAKALKIPDKLFETYYKDSSKMTKESLINMLRSNGTYNIPKNLHKTRAKVLIIVGEKELKIMRKSAVLLHNTIRGSILKVIPKSQYGEISLRYPSKYLSLLKRFFI, from the coding sequence ATGGTTTTTAAAGAATTTGGTAATTGCAATATGCCAGTTATAATTTTTATACATGGTGGCGGACTTTCATGGTGGTCATGGAAAGTACAAATTAAAAAACTTGAAAGAGATTATCATGTGATTGTACCAGTTATTGATGGACATGGTGATGATTATAATACTACATCTATGAGTATAGAAAAATCTGCCGAGAAGATTTTAGAGTATATAAATGAGAACTGTAATGGAAGAGTTTTTTTGATTTGCGGATTTTCTATTGGATCTCAAATTACTGTTGAAATATTATCTAGAAAATGTGATGTAACAGAAAATGCTTTGGTGTGTCCAATGGGAACTATTTTGCCTGTAAGTTTATTTATGTCCAAAATATTTTATGGGCCTATTAAAAAAAGATGGTATTCAAAAGTCCAAGCTAAGGCATTAAAAATACCTGATAAGTTATTTGAAACATATTATAAAGATAGCTCGAAAATGACAAAAGAATCGCTTATAAATATGTTAAGAAGTAATGGAACATATAATATACCAAAAAATTTACATAAAACAAGAGCAAAAGTGCTTATAATAGTCGGTGAAAAAGAGTTGAAAATTATGAGAAAGTCAGCAGTACTTTTACATAATACTATTAGAGGCAGTATTTTAAAAGTTATACCCAAAAGTCAATATGGGGAAATTAGTTTAAGGTATCCAAGTAAATATTTGAGTTTATTAAAAAGATTTTTCATATGA
- a CDS encoding aminotransferase class I/II-fold pyridoxal phosphate-dependent enzyme: protein MATYNFDEAVSSWIKKRHGWKIKSEWIKATAGVVPAITTAVQAFTKEGDGVIIQSPVYYPFKQRCIYYNNRKAVENPLIFNGSSYEMDFDDLGKKVSDPNNKLLILSSPHNPVGRVWRREELKKLIDICVRHKVIIFSDEIHSDLILGKNKHTTIGEISNKVLDYLIVAYSPSKTFNLAGLKASVIIIPNEKLRRIFQDQINKNEAA from the coding sequence GTGGCTACTTACAATTTTGATGAAGCAGTGTCAAGCTGGATAAAAAAAAGACATGGTTGGAAAATTAAAAGTGAGTGGATAAAAGCAACTGCAGGAGTTGTACCTGCAATTACAACTGCGGTACAAGCATTTACAAAAGAAGGTGATGGTGTAATTATACAATCTCCTGTTTATTACCCTTTTAAACAAAGATGTATTTATTATAACAATAGAAAAGCAGTGGAAAATCCTTTGATTTTCAATGGAAGTAGTTATGAGATGGATTTTGACGATTTGGGAAAAAAGGTATCAGATCCTAATAACAAATTGTTAATTCTCAGCAGCCCTCATAATCCAGTAGGTCGTGTTTGGAGAAGGGAAGAACTCAAAAAGCTGATTGATATATGTGTAAGACATAAGGTAATAATCTTTTCAGATGAAATTCATTCTGATTTGATTCTTGGAAAAAATAAGCATACAACGATTGGTGAGATTTCTAATAAGGTTTTGGATTACTTGATAGTTGCATATTCGCCTAGTAAAACATTTAATTTGGCTGGATTAAAGGCATCGGTCATAATAATACCAAATGAGAAACTTAGAAGAATTTTTCAAGATCAAATTAATAAGAATGAAGCAGCATAA
- a CDS encoding 3'-5' exonuclease: MKMIFFDTETTGLRPGNICQLSYILVDTSTKPTKTIGKNIFFAVDYVDPSAEKIHGFSVEVLHKLSCGKNFKDQLDKFLYDFQSSDILIGHNVNFDIKFLSSELETCNEVLGSKHIFCTMNYYKNICNLKNKYNECKPPKLEEVIRFLHIQNSDINFFSKKYFKGTGNFHDARFDATAAYLVVTEGIKRGFIPKRYFSRMVENG, from the coding sequence ATGAAGATGATATTTTTCGATACAGAAACAACCGGCTTAAGGCCTGGTAACATATGTCAGCTCAGCTATATTCTTGTTGATACGAGTACGAAGCCAACAAAAACTATTGGTAAGAATATTTTCTTTGCTGTAGATTATGTTGATCCAAGCGCAGAAAAAATTCATGGATTTAGTGTTGAAGTTTTACATAAGCTGAGCTGCGGGAAAAATTTTAAAGATCAACTTGATAAATTTTTATATGATTTTCAAAGTTCAGATATTTTGATAGGTCACAATGTAAATTTTGATATTAAATTTTTATCTTCTGAACTTGAAACTTGTAATGAAGTCTTAGGTTCTAAACATATCTTCTGTACTATGAATTATTATAAAAATATATGTAATCTTAAAAATAAGTACAATGAATGTAAGCCGCCGAAACTTGAGGAAGTTATAAGATTTTTACATATACAAAATTCAGATATAAATTTCTTTAGTAAAAAATACTTTAAAGGTACTGGAAATTTCCATGATGCCAGATTTGATGCCACAGCTGCATATTTAGTAGTAACAGAGGGGATTAAAAGAGGATTTATTCCTAAAAGATATTTTTCAAGGATGGTTGAAAATGGCTAA
- a CDS encoding HlyD family efflux transporter periplasmic adaptor subunit, with the protein MNKKRKIIILAIFTAMIITLLGVVRYYWYNNTYYASTDDAQVSGDFYKITPQASGKLLDFNIKEGDKVIKDQIIGRIDAEGIADSNIDSSVLRSPITGIVVKVPARVGEYEQSASSPTLAIIVNPDKLYINANIEENKAQSLRVGAQADIKIDEFNKRKFKGKVESIGQAANSAFSILPSSSSGTFTKVVQKIPVKIDIKGNTMPLLPGTNAVVKIHLK; encoded by the coding sequence ATGAATAAAAAACGTAAAATAATAATTTTAGCCATATTTACTGCCATGATTATAACTTTACTAGGTGTCGTCAGATATTATTGGTATAACAACACATACTATGCTTCTACAGATGATGCTCAAGTATCAGGAGATTTTTATAAAATAACACCTCAAGCGTCTGGCAAATTGCTTGATTTTAATATTAAAGAAGGTGATAAAGTAATTAAAGATCAAATTATCGGACGAATCGATGCAGAAGGCATTGCCGATTCAAATATAGATTCTTCTGTTTTGAGATCCCCTATAACTGGAATTGTAGTTAAAGTACCTGCCAGAGTCGGCGAATATGAGCAAAGTGCTTCATCCCCTACCCTTGCAATTATAGTTAATCCAGATAAGCTTTATATAAATGCTAATATAGAAGAAAATAAGGCTCAATCATTAAGAGTTGGTGCACAAGCCGATATAAAAATTGATGAATTCAATAAAAGAAAATTCAAAGGAAAAGTAGAATCTATTGGTCAAGCTGCTAACTCGGCATTTTCCATTCTTCCATCATCTTCATCAGGAACTTTTACAAAAGTTGTACAAAAAATACCTGTAAAGATTGATATTAAAGGAAATACAATGCCACTACTGCCTGGAACTAATGCTGTTGTAAAAATCCATTTGAAATAG
- a CDS encoding DHA2 family efflux MFS transporter permease subunit codes for MPNKSGNKWFILGIVACGIFMANLDSSVVNLAISNMMQTFNSTVDDIQWVLSAYTLVMGVVVPVSGYLSNRFGIKKVFISSLSLFTLGSLLCGIAWNTTTIIIFRIIQGLGGGLILPVGMIIMLINFDIKERATAAGIVGLASMAAPALGPTIGGYIIQNLDWRLVFFINIPIGIICVTLAIIVFKESEKKDNLYFDTLGFITCSIGLSCILYILGLDNVDFTNDLKDLLILIIGCYNILIFVANELTIEKPMLDLRLLKNHVFALGNVIMNVSLLALYGGIFLMPIFLQKLKGLTAMQSGLILFPEGIATAISLVISSKLSNKIPGRYFAAISLILIGFNSYSMYKLTLDTANSTITILLMIRGVGVGMLLAPVQLITLNSVPKEMNSNASAILNTIKQIGVSLGITIVTKIMQNRNAVDYANMAQQINSFNPNSITLVKTLNGLLVQNGIP; via the coding sequence ATGCCAAACAAAAGCGGAAATAAGTGGTTTATACTTGGTATAGTAGCTTGTGGTATATTTATGGCTAATTTGGACAGCAGTGTTGTAAATCTCGCTATTTCAAATATGATGCAGACTTTCAATTCAACAGTTGATGATATACAGTGGGTTCTAAGTGCATATACACTTGTTATGGGGGTGGTTGTACCTGTTTCTGGATATCTTTCAAACAGATTTGGTATAAAAAAGGTATTTATAAGTTCACTTTCCCTATTTACTTTAGGGTCACTTCTATGTGGAATTGCATGGAATACCACGACTATAATTATTTTCAGGATTATCCAGGGATTAGGTGGAGGACTTATACTACCCGTTGGTATGATTATAATGCTCATTAATTTTGATATAAAAGAGAGAGCTACTGCTGCAGGAATTGTTGGGTTAGCCAGCATGGCAGCTCCAGCTTTAGGACCGACTATAGGTGGATATATCATACAAAATCTTGACTGGAGACTTGTATTTTTCATAAATATACCCATAGGAATTATCTGCGTTACTTTAGCTATAATTGTATTTAAAGAATCAGAGAAAAAAGACAATTTGTATTTTGACACCTTAGGCTTTATAACATGCAGCATAGGACTTTCATGTATACTCTATATACTTGGACTTGACAATGTGGATTTTACAAATGATTTAAAAGATTTATTGATTTTAATAATAGGTTGCTATAATATCCTTATTTTTGTAGCTAATGAACTCACTATAGAAAAGCCCATGCTGGATTTAAGATTATTAAAAAATCATGTTTTTGCTTTAGGAAATGTAATAATGAATGTATCACTTCTGGCACTTTACGGTGGAATATTCCTTATGCCAATTTTTCTTCAAAAGCTTAAAGGTCTTACGGCTATGCAGTCTGGATTGATATTATTTCCAGAAGGAATTGCAACTGCTATCTCACTAGTAATATCAAGTAAGCTTAGTAATAAAATACCCGGGAGATATTTTGCTGCCATTTCACTTATCTTAATTGGATTCAATAGTTATAGCATGTATAAGTTGACCTTGGACACGGCAAATAGTACTATTACTATTTTACTTATGATTAGAGGTGTTGGCGTTGGAATGCTCCTTGCCCCTGTACAGCTTATTACACTTAATTCGGTACCAAAAGAGATGAATTCAAATGCTTCTGCCATATTAAATACAATCAAACAAATAGGTGTATCCCTTGGAATTACCATAGTAACCAAGATTATGCAAAATAGAAATGCAGTTGACTATGCAAATATGGCGCAGCAAATAAATAGTTTTAATCCAAACAGTATAACACTTGTGAAAACTTTGAACGGATTGCTTGTACAAAACGGAATTCCTTAG
- the nudC gene encoding NAD(+) diphosphatase — MNNNFRILPNTFKKSKPNDLCCMFLNRNLLVKNEKGTLILPTFNDIKSLNIEYNTKFFLGDTYEKSCFAAEAACEFKLSKDFNLISLRSTGELLDEQLFLISGRASQILNWDKSHRFCGKCGSKTENKKDEMAKICPNCNNIMYPVICPAIIVAITKGNKILLAHNKRFKNNMYSLIAGFVEAGEDLNSTVKREVFEEVSIKVKDIEYYRSSPWPFPNSLMIGFFAEYESGEIKVDGNEIDSANWFTKDDFPALPKKFTIARKLIDEFVKRNN, encoded by the coding sequence ATGAACAATAATTTTAGAATATTACCAAATACATTCAAAAAAAGTAAACCAAATGATTTATGCTGTATGTTTCTTAATAGAAACTTATTAGTAAAAAATGAAAAAGGTACTTTGATACTTCCAACTTTTAATGATATAAAAAGCTTAAATATTGAATACAATACTAAATTCTTTTTAGGTGATACTTATGAAAAATCCTGCTTTGCTGCTGAAGCAGCTTGTGAATTTAAATTATCAAAAGATTTTAACTTAATAAGTTTACGCAGTACTGGAGAATTACTTGATGAGCAATTATTTTTAATCTCGGGAAGAGCCAGTCAGATATTAAATTGGGATAAAAGTCATAGATTTTGTGGTAAATGTGGTTCAAAAACAGAAAATAAAAAAGATGAAATGGCTAAGATTTGTCCAAATTGTAATAACATAATGTATCCTGTAATTTGTCCAGCCATAATAGTTGCAATTACTAAAGGAAATAAGATACTTCTTGCCCATAACAAGAGGTTTAAAAATAATATGTACAGTTTAATTGCTGGGTTTGTAGAAGCTGGTGAAGACTTAAATAGCACTGTGAAAAGAGAGGTTTTTGAAGAAGTTAGTATAAAAGTTAAAGACATTGAATATTACAGAAGCTCTCCATGGCCATTTCCAAATTCTTTGATGATAGGATTTTTTGCAGAATATGAATCTGGTGAAATAAAAGTTGACGGAAATGAAATAGACAGTGCCAATTGGTTTACAAAAGATGATTTTCCTGCCTTACCTAAAAAATTTACTATTGCAAGAAAATTAATTGATGAATTTGTTAAAAGAAATAACTAA
- a CDS encoding DL-endopeptidase inhibitor IseA family protein codes for MKKIVAFGAVVVILMGVKNFHVIYNDISDVKTDISSNLDEFHLSNHNKYDDKASIPVIINNDIKYNLKDNLIISNDDIKKILLDGDESFKKIFKIKVDGNSYINISGKSYAKVIDNMNKYDSMYEYLNKKYNLKECYTDEFIRKIISCVFKDIDGRCYMLYGNPEPAVIVKDSQIVSKKFYNDKIYVVIKDNCSNNKSGIYAHAVLTYNGNKWLIDRFDNWGIK; via the coding sequence ATGAAAAAAATTGTGGCATTTGGTGCTGTAGTTGTCATATTAATGGGTGTAAAAAATTTTCATGTTATTTATAATGACATTTCTGATGTAAAGACAGATATCTCATCTAATCTAGATGAATTCCATTTGTCAAATCATAATAAATATGATGATAAAGCAAGTATTCCAGTGATTATTAACAATGATATCAAATATAATTTAAAAGATAACTTAATCATTTCAAATGATGATATCAAGAAAATTCTTTTGGATGGTGATGAGTCATTTAAAAAAATTTTTAAAATTAAAGTTGATGGAAATTCCTATATAAATATTTCGGGGAAAAGTTATGCAAAAGTAATAGATAACATGAATAAGTATGATTCAATGTATGAGTACCTGAACAAAAAATATAATTTAAAAGAGTGTTATACTGATGAATTTATAAGAAAAATAATAAGCTGTGTTTTCAAAGATATTGATGGAAGGTGCTATATGCTTTATGGTAATCCTGAACCTGCAGTTATTGTAAAAGACTCACAAATTGTGTCAAAAAAGTTTTATAATGATAAAATATATGTGGTAATTAAAGATAATTGTTCTAATAATAAAAGCGGTATATATGCTCATGCTGTATTAACCTACAATGGTAATAAGTGGCTTATAGATAGGTTTGACAATTGGGGAATTAAATGA
- a CDS encoding acyltransferase family protein, translating into MNLRKHRIYYFDNLKLLLIILVVIGHTSEPLISSYNNIKVAYMFIYSFHMPLFAFVSGYFSKSISDSKKFPNKINNIIIPYIIFQLLYCIFNIYVLKVPNFKITLLYPYWSMWYLLSLFIWSIILPYFSKIKHPILIAFVISIIGGYDDNVGYYLSLSRTITFFPYFLIGYFCKKEYIDILRTRIKKINAILGLLIVWFFIDLVSPKIDYRWFYGSYPYSQLNGLGYPKFMIGILMYILAIITSICVLALIPSKKLIFTNLGSRTMGVYVFHGFIIKLLDKYNFFSYLNSFTSKISIILISLLIVVIFSSKRISEITSIIACPRVLKQVS; encoded by the coding sequence ATGAATTTAAGAAAACATAGAATTTATTATTTTGATAATTTAAAGTTATTATTAATTATTTTAGTAGTTATAGGACATACTTCGGAGCCATTAATTAGTTCATATAACAATATTAAAGTGGCATATATGTTTATATATTCGTTTCATATGCCTCTTTTTGCTTTTGTTTCGGGATACTTTTCCAAAAGTATAAGTGATAGTAAAAAGTTTCCAAATAAAATAAATAATATTATTATACCATATATTATTTTTCAGCTGCTATATTGTATATTCAATATATATGTGCTCAAAGTACCAAATTTTAAAATTACTTTGCTGTATCCTTATTGGAGTATGTGGTACCTTCTTTCACTTTTTATCTGGAGTATAATACTGCCGTATTTCTCTAAAATAAAACATCCAATATTAATAGCATTTGTCATTTCCATAATAGGTGGATATGATGACAATGTTGGATACTATCTAAGTTTATCAAGAACTATAACATTTTTTCCATATTTTTTAATAGGGTATTTTTGTAAAAAGGAATACATTGATATTTTGAGAACACGTATTAAAAAAATAAATGCAATATTAGGATTACTAATAGTTTGGTTTTTTATAGATTTAGTAAGTCCTAAAATTGATTATAGATGGTTTTATGGCAGCTACCCATACTCACAATTAAATGGACTTGGTTATCCTAAATTTATGATAGGTATATTAATGTACATACTAGCAATAATTACATCCATTTGTGTGTTAGCTTTAATTCCAAGTAAAAAGTTGATTTTTACAAACTTAGGTTCAAGGACTATGGGTGTATATGTATTTCATGGATTTATTATTAAATTATTAGATAAATATAACTTCTTTAGTTATTTAAATTCTTTTACAAGTAAAATATCTATTATATTAATTTCACTACTCATTGTTGTGATATTTTCATCTAAAAGGATAAGTGAAATCACTAGTATAATAGCTTGCCCTAGAGTATTGAAACAAGTAAGTTAA
- a CDS encoding efflux RND transporter periplasmic adaptor subunit, translating to MKKIILLVTASILLISGCSSNQNNKSVNLNKNTASNSSVYIMCGKIASNEKVDVSSKISAKISKLNVDIGTTVKEGDPLVYLDTADLTAQVNQAQAGVDAAKANLAKIESGSRPEQIASAKAEVEGAKEAYDVSQKNYDRQSKLLQGGGTAQINVDEASEALASAKAKYESAEQNLLMIQNGPTQNEVSAAEASVKQAESAEDVAKTQLKNGVITSPISGTVVEKNTSNGQIASPGSPLISIINNSNLYINAYMPSEFLGQIKEGQDVDVKISNIDDKVFHGQISVIDSSVSKQSNNILVKVTLKDTDSRLKIGMFSEIGYKN from the coding sequence TTGAAAAAAATTATATTATTAGTTACAGCATCTATATTACTGATTAGTGGCTGCTCAAGTAATCAAAACAATAAAAGTGTCAATTTAAACAAGAATACTGCATCTAACTCAAGTGTATATATTATGTGCGGTAAAATTGCAAGTAATGAAAAAGTTGATGTTAGTTCTAAGATTTCAGCAAAAATATCTAAACTTAATGTCGATATAGGAACTACAGTTAAAGAAGGCGATCCACTGGTTTATCTAGATACAGCTGATTTAACTGCTCAAGTAAATCAAGCTCAGGCAGGAGTTGATGCAGCCAAAGCTAATCTAGCTAAAATAGAATCTGGGTCAAGACCTGAACAAATTGCTTCTGCAAAAGCTGAAGTCGAAGGTGCCAAGGAAGCTTATGATGTTTCTCAAAAAAATTATGATAGACAAAGTAAATTATTGCAAGGTGGAGGAACTGCTCAAATAAACGTTGATGAAGCAAGTGAAGCTCTTGCTTCTGCAAAAGCAAAATATGAATCAGCAGAACAAAATTTATTAATGATTCAAAATGGTCCTACTCAAAATGAGGTATCCGCCGCTGAAGCTTCCGTAAAACAAGCTGAATCAGCTGAAGATGTTGCCAAAACCCAACTAAAAAATGGAGTTATCACTTCGCCTATATCTGGAACTGTCGTTGAAAAAAATACAAGTAACGGACAAATAGCGTCTCCAGGAAGTCCCTTAATTTCAATTATAAATAACAGTAATTTATATATTAATGCCTATATGCCTTCAGAATTTTTAGGACAAATCAAGGAAGGACAAGATGTAGATGTAAAGATATCAAATATTGATGATAAAGTATTTCACGGTCAAATATCCGTTATTGATTCTTCTGTAAGCAAGCAAAGTAACAACATACTTGTCAAGGTAACTTTAAAAGATACTGATTCAAGGTTAAAGATAGGCATGTTTTCAGAAATAGGATACAAAAATTAG